CTCTTATTCTTATGCAAGTGGTTCCTCCACCAGGGAGACAAGTTTAATTGCTGTGGGTCAGAGCTGGCCTCCCAGGTGCAGGGAGGAGGACATCCCATGAGTGCGTGGCAGAAAACGCCAGCCAGCCACTCATGGCGCCTTGGGCCAGGTATCCCAGCcctggcagggaggggagggcggTGGGGAGCCGCTGCTCACCAGTTCCTTCCAAAAGGAGAAAAGGCTATGAAAAGGCCCCTAACCCTAGGAGCAGTAGGGGATGGTGGCGTGGTTTCCTCTACCCTCAGGAGCCGGAGGATGAGAGGGCTCAGAaggcagagggaagggaaagaattCTTGGCATGCATTTCACTCACTGTTTCTAGAGCCCCCACAGTGCATACCAAAAATgatgcaggacttttccttagttcagctgaaGACGGGGTCCTTGTCTGTCCCATGGCCACAACAATTTAGGCTCACAGTCAGTTTGAAGGGTGAGAGAAGCAGGACTTTtttgggtgaaaaggaaaaaagggggaaACAGCGATCCTGCATAAGGTCAGAGTCCCTGCTAGAGAGCTTCTCACCCACAGCTTGAATTCCAGGTTTCCCACAGGAAGCAGAGGGGCCAGGCTCCACCCCGCTGCAAACAGCATCAACTTCCTGAGGTTCCACCCCAGTGTGCAGGCTGGTTGGAGTTTTTCTGGGGatcccctcccacctggctgtctcgcatgctttttttttttttttttttttttagtgacagtTCATACTCTGGCTAAATGTATAGGAATTCCAGAATATTAAATTCCAGTGGTGATTACCTGTCCGGGAGGTAATGGGAGGTGATAGAGAGTGAATATGTGATGAGCATTTTACAGTCAtggcatattttttctttaagctctGTACCTTGTTATACAATTTGTTTTCCTGACCTATCTGGAATTTCTCTGCTCTCATAACAGCTTCCCCATGATCCATTCATACCAGCTGGAAAATTCTACTTGGCCTTGTTAGTGTTAAGTCTTTGAGGAATAGCCTCCTTAAGGAAACAGCAGAAGTGTCATTTTGTTTATTCTCATGGCATCCAGAATCCTGTTTTACTGAAAAGTTTAATGCCACGTACTTGGATCATTGTGGCTTCCATTCCCAGAGCCTCTGCTGCTTGTCCTCAGGGTGTTTCCATGGCTTGAAACCCTATTAAAAATCCTTTCCTGCTTAATTGTTTTAAGCAGTTTCTTTTGAGGATCTCTTACCTATTAGTTAGTAAAGATAAATCTTCCTTCCCTTCACATTTCCTTGTTTGAAACAACTCTTTACGTATTTCTGGcagttaattatttaattataagtgaaaattttttttaaagaaagtcagTGGGCAGTCTCTTTGGGggcatttattttgatttttgtttttttgtttttttgctttttttttggtccGGGGGTGTTTATGCTGGGATTCATTCtgatttccttctcctttcttgccCTGACATGTCCCCAGAATTCCTCCTCTTCTAGAGTCAAGGTGATCACCTTAATTTCCTGCCCTTCTATGGCAAGTTAACACAGCCTTCTCCAACTCTGAGCCCAGGCCCTGAAAAGCTCTTCATCACTCCTGTAATAAGAAGGCCGCGGATATTTTCCCTAGGCTTGGCCTTGGGTAGGTGCTGTGGATGGCTACAAGTTCAGGGCTCTTTTCTAGAGATGTAAACTCATTTTTAAGTTTTCCTCCTCACCCACCAGGAGACTTTTTCTATTTACTAGGAGTGGGAAATTAATGCAGGAAAGATGGTGAGGGACTGATTTCTGTAGTTTAGCAATGTAGGGGTAGGGGAAATGTGTAATTCTTAGTAGTGTAAGTGTCTGCAGTAGAAACTTTATGGACTGTACCAGTATGCAAATGAAAAACTCTGCATTAATACCCATGCGATGTTCATCTTGTCACCAGTTTTAATTACAGAAACATTTCCTACAGGACTGTTTACTGCATTTTATTGTTGAATACTCTCAGCTCCAGGTGAAACATACTGAAGTGTGAAATGGTCAATTATAACTGGATAAACAAAGTTGCTtggataaaatattattaaactaGGTGTTTGGTTGTTtagtgttcatttttctttatctcaGGGCAGGGGGTATACGGAGTAGAAGAAGGATTTGGCACTTTAGGAAGATGACTTTGTGAACAAATTCACAGTTACCAAGACCAAAAAGACCTTATAAGTCAATTTCATGCTGAGTTGTTTAAAACCATTTTCACATCAAATGTTTCATAACTTCCCTACTCTGTAGAATCTTTCAAAGTTTGAATTTCTGTGAGGTAGACCTTACACGATATTCCCCCTTTAATACCTTTGGAGAATTAATTTAATCTTGGGAAATACTCTCAAACATTGATACTTTGGAAAGTAAATTCAGAAGCGAGTATCaggaacataattttaaatggtttttaatACATACCCCTGAAGCTTGAGATAGATATCACACTTTGATGCATATCCTGTGTTTGCTGAAATATCACTTATGAAACCTGTGATTCCTTGACTGAGAGCTTCATTTAGTATCTTATTTATGATTTGCTAGCTGATGGTGCTCCAAAGAACTGCTTATCTCAAGCTGTATGAGTAATATTTCTGAAGTATTTTTTGAGATCAGAGCAGACAGGAATTTCTGACAGTATAGACTGGTATTTTCTGGGACATCTGCCTGCAATTAGAATTTTATTTGGGACTAAATTTACCCAAGATTGGGAAACAAACTTTCTCCTTGTAACTCTCCTATTCATTTTTCAAGTAGTAATGTCATCCTTCAGACACTTTCAATTAGTGGTCTTTGTGGTGTTTTGTGGAGTTTAACGGCTATGGAGACTAGGAACATAAAAACTTTATGTAAACCATAACTATCATTTGTTTTTGGTGTTCCAAAAGAGATTTGTGAGCAAGCAGTGATGGCAAATAAGAAATTCCCTTCCCAATTTGTTGGCTGGTGTGCCTAACCTTCTACGTTCCAGATCTACTACCATGGCTGGAAGAGATACAGAGTGAAGGTTATTCAGGTTCACAGGTGTATATGACaaatagaagaaaagaggaaggtagggagaaagagaagagagagaaagaggagagagagagagaaagagagagagagagagaaaaattagagTTAGAGCTGTCTGGTGAGATGAAACAAAAGATGACCTCAGTTATTACTTAAACTCCTGGCCCTTAACAAACTGTACCTCCTGGAATCAGATGAGCATCCTCTTGAAGTGAAGCCTAAAGTTACCATACTGACTCTAGATGTTTCTTAGCTATCAAGAAAGCCCTGTTGATTGCTCAAatgcaaaaatgtttaaatgttggTTCCAGGGATTCTATGTTTATatatggtgctttttttttttttttttttgagatgagtttcttgctctgtcacccaggctgtaatgcaatggtgtgatcatagctcactctagcctcaaactcctgggctcaagcgatcctaagTTGCTAggcttacaggtgcatgccactacacctggctaactttttttatttttgattttatagagacaggttctgtgttgcccaggctatgtcttgaactcctggcctcaagcaatcctcccgcctcagcaccctgattagctaggactacagacatgcaccaccatgcctggctaactttttattttttatttttaagatagggtcATGCTATATTGacctggctggtctggaactcctggcttcaagcaattatcctgcctcagcctcccaaactgttggaattacaggtatgagtcactgcacccagctatgcCTTTTACATACACTAAAAAAATCTCAACTCATGATGAAACATCTTAAATATTGGCAAGAATATTTCATTTCTCTGGAGCAACAATTTAACTTAGGTTGAAAATACAATCTGCTTTTGAATGTTTACGTCATCCACCTGGGATTATTTCTGGCTGTTCAACCAGCAGCTGGTATATTATACTGTTATTAACTTGTTTCCAAGACTATTACTTCGGCAATTACTTCTGCAAATATTGTGGGCAAATATGTGTAAGTGTGCacaactgtgtgtgtatatgtgtttgggGCAAGGTACAGAGTATACAAATGTACATGTGAACACATAGggcttgaaaaagaagaaaagaacattttgtCACTTTCTTACATTTATTTGCACAGAGATAAAGGAACTAAGTCAGGCTTATGTCCTTGTCTCTGTGTAAATTATCTTTGCGCTTCAAATGGTTGCTTGCATATGGTGACTTAACCTTTCTTCAgctcaggaaaaaatatttctgcaTGTTGAAATATATGAGGGCTGAAGcttctattattaaaaatagacatttttattttaaaacctaataaatgttaaataaacaactttaaaacataaataaaacctTGAATTGAGATAGGACTTTTCCTGTTTTCCTATTTCTATTGcttatttcttttcatgtttaaataattttattatatttaataaaccaAAATCCTCAaacttaacaaatatattttgaacatgAGGATAATAATTTTGTCCTACACTAAAGTAAATTTTATTCTGGATCAAGGCCTTTCTTCTGGTGTataattttttgaaacttttaaagttaaaaattaaattgcaaaACTCAAGATAGGTTCTAGTTCAGccaaaagttaatttattttcctGATATCTAGTTGAGCCAATTTGGATGATGTACATCTCTGAACCAATTAATTGGTGAAGGCATTAGAATTTTCAGTAAATGTATATAGTTCTGTGACAGAATCAATAAACTCATATATCATGaattaaagtgttgaaagaatgGTATTATTGCAGCAAAACTTCTGTGCTATTATCAGAATGTAAATGGATACTGGGTagcaaatatagaaaaaattctaacaaatgcATTGACACAATCTTTTTTCTGCCTTATCCCTCAGCCATTGCTAAAAGcaccaaaacaaaactaaacaacacAAAAACAACCCACGTATCTTTGGggattttttctgtgtgtgtggcaTGAGGGGGTGGAGAGTTTACCAAAAACAACAGAGCAATGAGCTTCTTTACCGACCTCTTTCTCCCATTTAATCAAACTCTTCCCTATTCTCCTGTGAGTACCAAGGCCCTCAAAGACAGTAGCAAATATGTAAGCTGTCCGTGAAAAACCAGCACTTCTGAAGTGACCAAAATGAGTGAATATCCAAACATTTGTTGACAAATATGtactattatatttttgtttttaattttacttgtcCTTAGTgtgatataataaatattttttcaagttgCCATGTATTTCTGTCTTCCAAGATGTACTGTTAATCAGTCTACTGATTATAATCCAATAACCAATTAAAGGCAGATCTACACACCAAGAAAGGATAATTTATCATAAAGATAAAGTATGCTGGTAATTCAAAGTAAAACTTTAGGCTCATTGAGTAAGAACTGCTTTCATTTAAGGATCATTGAATAGCTTTTGTTGACCAAAGACTGATGCTGCAACATAGTTCTAACTTTGAGGCCTTTAAAAAGGGGTAATTAATTGGTAACATATTTGGGACACTTACCTGAGTTGCCCAAGCAAAAATATAAACTTcgtttttataaaagaaaggttAAGGAAGTAGTTAAATCaggttaaatattatttctttatcttaatttaattttatatcttttgtaaTTATTAAGTGTGCTTCTACCTGATTCTGTAAGACTTTTCTAATCTTTATATCACTTATGATATGACAAATAACATATGCTCTGTACGCTTATTGTCTGCCTGCCAGCTAGGTGATAGCTAAATTGGTTGGATCTGTCTGTATAAATAATATCTACAACAAGTGCAGCAAAAgtggatgaaatgaaataaaaacagtagGGCAGAAAGGTCATCGGCAAAGCCTGAGTCTTGTCCTCTCGCTGTCGTCACCAGACAGCTTGAGCTTCACCACTCGCTCCACCTTCTCCACCAAATACCAGTCCCTGGGCTCTGTCCAGGCGCCCAGCTAGGCGCCTGGCTGGTCAGCAGCTTGGCCAGCGTCTATGCAGGCACCGGGGCTCTGGTTCCCAGATCTCTGTGACCCGCTCCACCAGCTTCTGGGGCTGCGTGGGGTGCGGGGGCCTGGCCATGGGGATGGCCGGggatctggcaggaatgggaggcATCCAGAACGAGAAGGAGACCATGCAAAGCCTGAACGACCGCCTGGCCTCCTACCTGGACAGAGTGAAGAGCCTGGAGACTGAGAATCGGAGGCTGGAGAGCAAAATCCCAGAGCACGTGGAGAAGAAGGGACCCCAGGTCAGAGTCTGGAGCCATTACTTCAAGACCCTCAAGGGGTCTTTGCAAATACTGTGGATAATGCCCACATTGTTCTGCAGATCGACAATGACCGTCTTGCTGCTGATGACTTTAGAGTCAAGTATGAGACAGAGCTGGTCATGCGCCAGTCTGTGGAGAGCAACATCCATGGGCTCTGCAAGGTCATCAATGACACCAATGTCACTCCGCTGCAGCTGGAGACCGAGATCAAGACTCTCAAGGAGGAGCTGCTCTCCATGAAGAAGAACCACGAAGAGAAAGTAAAAGGCCTACAAGCCCAGATTGCCAGCTGTGGATTGACCGTGGAGGTAGATGTCCCCAAATCTCAGGACCTCGCCAAGATCATGGCAGACATCCATCCCCAATATAAACAGCTGGCTTGGAAGAACCGAGAGGAGCTAGACAAGTACTGGTCTCAGCAGATTGAGGACAGCACCAGAGTGGTCACCACGCAGTCCGCCGAGGTTGGAGCTGCTGAATCGACACTCACGGAGCTGAGACGTACAGTCCAGTCCTTAGAGATGGATCTGGACTCCATGAGAAATCTGAAGGCCAGCTTGGAGAACAGCCTGAGGGAGGTGGAGGCCCACTATGCCCTGCAGATGGTGCAGCTCAATGGGATCCTGCTGCACCTGGAGTCAGAGCTGGCACAGACCCGGGCAGAGGGACAGCGCCAGGCCCCTGAGTACGAGGCCTTACTGAACATCAAGGTCAAGTTGGAGGCTGAGATCGCCATCTACCGCCGCCTGCTGGAAGACAGTGAGGGCTTTAATCTTGCTAATGCCCTGGACAGCACCAACTCCATGCAAACCATCCAAAAGACCACCACCTACCAGATAGCAGATGGCAAAGTGGTGTCTGAGACCAACGACATCGAAGTTCTGAGGCATTAAGCCAGCAGAAGCAGGGTACCCTTTGGGGAGCAGGAGGCCAATAAAAAGttcagaggtaaaaaaaaaaaaagaaattaatataaatcATCAATAAATTAAAGGCTGATTTTGTCAAGAATAATTGAGAAACTGCAAAAACATCCGATCCCCAGTATAAATGATTAAATGCGATTAACAAATTCTACAAAGAAATGGCGATCTATGTACAGTACAGAAGATGTTTATATAAGACAGTATAGGGAGCATATTTACTCCAGTAAATTTTACAAGTTAGATACTTTTTCTAAccaatacaaatgaccaatattgACTACACTCAGGATGACCAAACATTTGATTTGCATGGGACTGAGGGAGTTCACAGGTGTGGGACTTTCAGCACTAAAACTGTAAAAGTCAAGTGGAAAACTAGGATGCATTGGACATTCTAAATCATATGAAATAGGAGAATTGTATACATCACTGTGTGTTTAAATAAGTGAGCAGTCTAAATACTCATGCACTTCACCATCAAAGGTATCAGACCTATGTCATTTTACAGCTGAGTTTTACCAAACCTTCAATAAATAGTCCTCAGTTGATATAACTGttttatgaaagaagaaaatagcaaattttacctaattgaattattaaatatatagtaGAATATGAATAACAAGTCTGGAAAATGACAGTATAAGGAAAATTTGAACAATTTCTCTTTGAACACTAATACAAAAATCCTAATGACATATTGGCTTACTGAAGCCACAATATAGATGAAATATATGTTATAATTATGTAAGATGAATCACAAATGTGAAAAAGTTACATCAGAGTTTATATCAATATAATTTACTACATTACTAGATTATATGAAAGAAACCTATAACCatttcagtagatgcagaaaaaacatttaagtTGTATGCTCACTTTGGAGTAAACCTATtagtaaattagaaataaaaaggagtTATCTGATCTGAAATTTCTCCTATCAAAAGTCTATgaacaagtatatatatatatatatatatatatatagcattacAGGAATTAGCATTAAACTCAGAGATACATTGTTTTACAACATTATAATGGTGGTACTAAACAATGCAATATGATAATTAAATACATAATGTAAGAGAGTAAGAGATGAAGGTATTCTTAAATAAGACATGAATATAAGCACAGGAAATACAATGTAATAGAAAAAGTGATAGAAAGTATAAGAGAGTTTTGCAAAGTTACTGCACACAAGGTCAAATTACAGAATTCATCACTGTTCTGCCCACCAGCAATATTCATTTAGAATATTTGGCAGAAAAGTTATCCCAtacaaaatgacaacaaaaaaatagagctTCTAAAAAAGATGTAATAAATGTGCAGGATATTGAAAGcaaattagcaaataaaatccaggtgaattaaagacacaaatgtaaaaaagtaaaaattgtgtaatttttgaagaaattatAAGATACTTTGTCTCTGGGATATGGAATGATCTCTTaaagaagatgaaaaaagaataaactacaggataaatattaatatattctatcACATTAATATTGATtatatctttgtcaaaaatttCTACAAAAACGGAAAAATAGAAggcacaaaaagaagaaaatatttcaatgcacataaattataaaatgttaatattgagaAGATATAAAAGTTTACATATTACTAAAAGACAAATCTAAAATCATCAAAAATATTACTATGCAATTCttagaaaagaagttcaaatggTCACCAGTAATCACTGCAAGGTCAACTaaactaacaataaaaaataatttatcttttatcAGTTTAGCCAATATTTAAAagtctgggccaggtgcggtggctcacgcctgtaatcccagcactttgggaggctaaggtgggcagatcacgaggtcaggagattgagaccatcctggctaacactgtgaaaccccgtctctactaaaaaaaaaaaaaaaaaaggtagcctgGCCTAGTagccatct
The DNA window shown above is from Symphalangus syndactylus isolate Jambi chromosome 19, NHGRI_mSymSyn1-v2.1_pri, whole genome shotgun sequence and carries:
- the LOC129458408 gene encoding LOW QUALITY PROTEIN: keratin, type I cytoskeletal 18-like (The sequence of the model RefSeq protein was modified relative to this genomic sequence to represent the inferred CDS: inserted 1 base in 1 codon), with product MGMAGDLAGMGGIQNEKETMQSLNDRLASYLDRVKSLETENRRLESKIPEHVEKKGPQVRVWSHYFKTLKXVFANTVDNAHIVLQIDNDRLAADDFRVKYETELVMRQSVESNIHGLCKVINDTNVTPLQLETEIKTLKEELLSMKKNHEEKVKGLQAQIASCGLTVEVDVPKSQDLAKIMADIHPQYKQLAWKNREELDKYWSQQIEDSTRVVTTQSAEVGAAESTLTELRRTVQSLEMDLDSMRNLKASLENSLREVEAHYALQMVQLNGILLHLESELAQTRAEGQRQAPEYEALLNIKVKLEAEIAIYRRLLEDSEGFNLANALDSTNSMQTIQKTTTYQIADGKVVSETNDIEVLRH